CTATAGCTTCTTTAATTCCTTGCTCTACATTATGTGTAGGCTGGTAATCCATCAAGTTTTGAGCTTTAGAGATATCAGCCAGTGAGTGTTTTACATCACCTTGTCTTTCTTCTCTATAAGTGGGATCTACAGTACTGATCTCTGCATCAAACTGATGTAAATTTTCTTTTAAAGCAGTAATTAGTTCGTTAAGGTTCGTATTTTGACCTTGTGCTGTGTTGTATACTGTATTAATAGCATCAGGATTCTTCGTTGTAGCTGCCAATTGATTCATCTGAACCACATTGTCAATGTAGGTGAAATCTCTAGAATGAGTACCATCACCATTGACCATTGGACTTTCATGGTTGATCAGTGCTTTTACGAATAATGGAATTACTGCTGCATAAGCACCAAAAGGATCCTGTCGTTTACCAAAAACATTGAAATATCTCAATCCGATGATCTCCATACCATATGTTTTTGCAAATACATCAGCATATAACTCATTGACATATTTTGTAACAGCATAAGGAGAAAGAGGTTTTCCAATTTTCTCTTCTAATTTTGGTAATCCTGGATGATCACCGTAAGTAGAAGAACTTGCTGCATAAACCAT
The Flammeovirga agarivorans genome window above contains:
- a CDS encoding SDR family oxidoreductase — encoded protein: MSRIIENSNVLVSGGAGFIGSNLVEALLGQNNKVVVLDNFATGKRENIEPFLSDKNFTLIEGDIRNLEDCKRAVEGMEYVLHQAALGSVPRSINDPITSNDVNVSGFLNMLVAVRDAGVKRMVYAASSSTYGDHPGLPKLEEKIGKPLSPYAVTKYVNELYADVFAKTYGMEIIGLRYFNVFGKRQDPFGAYAAVIPLFVKALINHESPMVNGDGTHSRDFTYIDNVVQMNQLAATTKNPDAINTVYNTAQGQNTNLNELITALKENLHQFDAEISTVDPTYREERQGDVKHSLADISKAQNLMDYQPTHNVEQGIKEAIEWYWNYFNKK